Proteins encoded by one window of Juglans regia cultivar Chandler chromosome 15, Walnut 2.0, whole genome shotgun sequence:
- the LOC108992354 gene encoding uncharacterized protein LOC108992354 translates to MGSDKQSVGLLDTLRMERVRTILAPTYPYPHEHSRHAIIAVAVGCLFFISSDNIHTLIDKLDSNIKWWSMYGCLFGFFYFFSSPFIRKTIKPSYSNFSRWYIAWILVAAVYHLPSFQSMGVDLRMNLSLFLTIYVSSILFLIVFHIIFYGLWYIGLVSRVAGKRPEILTILQNCAVLSVACCVFYSHCGNRAILRERLPERKISTWFSFWKKEERNTWFAKFLHLNELKDQVCSSWFAPVGSASDYPLLSKWVIYGELACNGSCTGSSDEISPIYSLWATFIGLYIANYVVERSTGWALTHPVSVKEYEKLKKKQMKPDFLDMVPWYSGTSADLFKTVFDLLVSVTVFLGRFDMRMMQAAMSKVQDGAEQGDLLYDQFSEKDDLWFDFMADTGDGGNSSYAVARLLAQPSIHLTREDSALTLPRGNLLLIGGDLAYPNPSVFTYESRFFRPFEYALQPPLWYKPEHIVVNKPELPCEVPELKQYDGPQCFVIPGNHDWFDGLHTFMRYICHKSWLGGWFMPQKKSYFALQLPKRWWVFGLDLSLHGDIDVYQFKFFSELVKQKVGDEDSVIIITHEPSWLLDWYWNGVSGRNVSHLISDYLKGRCKLRMAGDLHHYMRHSFVKSDGPVHVQHLIVNGCGGAFLHPTHVFSKFKKFLGVSYECKAAYPSYEDSSRIALGNILKFRRKNWQFDFIGGIIYFILAFSMFPQCNLGHILQEDSFSGLLRSFISTVWNTAVYMLEHSYISLTGATLLLIVAIAFVPPRVSRKKRVIIGVLHVSAHLAAALILMLLLELGIETCIRHKLLATSGYHTLYQWYQSVESEHFPDPTGLRARIEQWTHGLYPACIKYLMSAFDVPEVMAVTRSNICKNGMDSFSRGGAVIYYASVFLYFWVFSTPVVSLVFGSYLYICINWLQLHFDEAFSSLRIANYKAFTRFHIKPDGDLEVFTLAVDKVPKEWKLDPDWDAEVKQPQQLNHLRKFPSKWSAAAAQHDPIHTVRIVDEFVIQQTVKSDIATSNGSVLC, encoded by the exons ATGGGATCTGATAAGCAGTCTGTTGGTTTACTGGATACCCTGAGAATGGAGAGGGTTAGAACAATTCTAGCTCCGACATATCCATACCCACATGAGCATTCCCGGCATGCCATAATCGCTGTTGCTGTGGGTTGcctattttttatctcatctgacAACATCCATACTCTCATAGATAAGTTGGACAGCAATATTAAATGGTGGTCTATGTATGGCTGTTTATTtggtttcttttatttcttttcgtCGCCATTTATTCGGAAGACTATTAAACCAAGCTATTCAAATTTCAGTCGGTG GTACATAGCCTGGATTTTAGTGGCAGCTGTGTATCACCTTCCTAGTTTTCAGTCAATGGGAGTGGATCTGAGGATGAACCTGTCTTTGTTTTTAACAATATATGTGTCAtctattttgtttcttattgTCTTCCACATTATCTTTTATGGCCTTTGGTACATTGGCCTTGTCTCACGCGTCGCAGGGAAGAGACCAGAGATCTTGACCATTCTTCAAAATTGTGCT GTTCTTAGTGTAGCCTGCTGCGTATTCTATAGTCATTGTGGCAACCGTGCTATTTTGAGAGAGAGGTTGCCTGAACGAAAAATCTCTACTTGGTTTTCTTTctggaagaaagaagagagaaacacTTGGTTCGCCAAATTCCTCCATTTGAATGAGTTGAAAGACCAGGTCTGCTCCTCTTGGTTCGCTCCGGTTGGTTCTGCGAGTGACTATCCACTTTTGTCCAAGTGGGTTATCTACGGCGAG CTAGCTTGCAATGGCTCGTGCACGGGTTCATCGGATGAAATTTCTCCCATATACTCATTGTGGGCTACATTTATCGGCCTTTACATTGCCAATTATGTAGTGGAAAGGTCAACAGG GTGGGCTCTTACTCATCCTGTGTCAGttaaagaatatgaaaagttgaagaagaagcaaATGAAGCCTGATTTTTTGGATATGGTTCCTTGGTATTCAGG AACTTCTGCTGATTTATTCAAGACTGTTTTTGACCTCCTTGTATCAGTAACTGTCTTTCTTGGTCGCTTTGACATGCGTATGATGCAG GCGGCTATGAGCAAGGTTCAAGATGGAGCAGAACAAGGTGACCTTCTTTATGATCAATTTAGTGAAAAGGATGATCTATGGTTTGATTTCATGGCTGATACTGGTGATGGTGGCAACTCATCTTATGCGGTGGCACGGCTACTTGCTCAGCCTTCCATTCATCTCACGAGAGAGGATTCTGCCCTTACCCTACCACGTGGCAACTTGCTACTTATTGGAGGGGATCTAGC GTACCCAAATCCATCAGTTTTCACATATGAAAGTCGCTTCTTCCGTCCTTTTGAGTATGCTCTCCAGCCCCCTCTATGGTACAAGCCAGAGCATATAGTTGTAAACAAGCCTGAGCTACCTTGTGAGGTGCCTGAGCTGAAGCAATATGATGGGCCTCAGTGTTTTGTTATTCCCGGAAACCATG ATTGGTTTGATGGTCTGCATACCTTTATGAGGTATATATGTCATAAGAGCTGGTTGGGTGGGTGGTTTATGCCTCAAAAGAAGAGTTATTTTGCCTTGCAACTCCCTAAAAGGTGGTGGGTATTTGGTCTTGATCTATCACTCCATGGTGATATTGATGTGTACCAATTCAAGTTCTTTTCAGAGTTAGTAAAGCAGAAG GTTGGAGATGAGGATTCTGTGATCATTATAACGCACGAACCAAGTTGGCTTCTTGATTGGTATTGGAATGGTGTTTCTGGAAGAAATGTTTCACACCTGATATCTGATTATTTGAAAGGTAGGTGTAAGCTTCGAATGGCTGGGGACCTACATCATTATATGCGCCATTCCTTTGTTAAATCAGATGGACCTGTTCATGTGCAACACCTGAttgtaaatggttgtggcgggGCATTCTTACATCCCACCCATGTCTtcagtaaatttaaaaaatttcttggAGTTTCCTATGAGTGCAAAGCTGCATATCCTTCCTATGAAGATTCAAGCAGG ATTGCATTGGGCAACATTCTGAAATTTCGAAGGAAGAATTGGCAATTTGATTTTATTGGTGGCATAATTTACTTTATATTGGCCTTTTCTATGTTCCCGCAG TGCAATCTCGGACACATCTTGCAAGAGGATTCCTTTTCAGGTCTCTTGAGGAGCTTCATTAGCACAGTATGGAATACTGCTGTATACATGCTCGAACACTCCTATATATCATTAACCGGTGCTACACTATTGCTAATTGTAGCAATTGCATTTGTACCCCCCAGAGTGTCTCGGAAGAAACGAGTGATAATTGGAGTTCTTCATGTTTCTGCACACCTGGCAGCTGCTCTAATTCTTATGTTGCTGTTGGAACTGGGTATTGAGACGTGTATCCGGCATAAACTACTAGCAACCTCGG GCTATCACACTTTATATCAGTGGTACCAATCAGTAGAAAGTGAACACTTTCCAGATCCAACTGGCCTTCGAGCTCGTATAGAACAATGGACCCATGGCCTGTATCCAGCATGTATTAAGTATCTTATGTCTGCATTTGATGTACCCGAG GTTATGGCTGTCACACGAAGTAACATATGCAAGAATGGAATGGATTCGTTTTCTCGAGGGGGTGCTGTGATATATTATGCTTCTGTCTTCCTTTACTTTTGGGTCTTTTCAACCCCTGTGGTTTCATTGGTGTTTGGAAGCTACTTATACATCTGCATTAACTGGCTTCAGCTACACTTTGATGAAGCCTTCTCTTCTCTAAGAATCGCTAATTACAAGGCATTCACACGGTTTCATATCAAACCTGATGGCGATCTTGAAGTTTTCACCCTTGCTGTTGATAAG GTCCCAAAAGAATGGAAGCTAGATCCTGACTGGGATGCGGAGGTCAAACAGCCACAGCAATTGAACCACCTCAGAAAGTTCCCTAGCAAATGGAGTGCAGCTGCTGCTCAGCACGATCCAATTCACACTGTTAGGATTGTTGATGAATTTGTTATACAACAAACAGTTAAATCAGATATTGCAACCAGTAATGGATCAGTGCTTTGCTGA